In a single window of the Streptomyces sp. CGMCC 4.7035 genome:
- the tyrS gene encoding tyrosine--tRNA ligase, producing the protein MTDIVDELKWRGLFALSTDEDALRKALADGPVTFYCGFDPTAPSLHVGHLVQVLTVRRLQQAGHRPLALVGGATGLIGDPRPTAERTLNAPETVAGWVEKLRRQIEPFLSFEGENAAVMVNNLDWTQGLSAIEFLRDIGKHFRVNKMLTKDSVARRLESDQGISYTEFSYQILQGMDFLQLYRRYGCTLQQGGSDQWGNLTAGLDLIHRLEPDATVHALATPLMTKADGTKFGKTEGGAIWLDPEMTTPYAFYQFWLNVDDRDISKYMRILSFKSREELEELEQQTEERPQARAAQRALAEELTTLVHGADQTAAVIGASKALFGQGELTELDDRTLAAALSEVPHIKVADLGPVVDLFAEVGLVASKSAARRTVKEGGAYVNNVKVTAEDAVPAKEDLLHGRWLVLRRGKKNLAAVEVTEG; encoded by the coding sequence GTGACGGACATCGTCGACGAGCTGAAGTGGCGCGGGCTGTTCGCCCTGTCCACTGATGAAGACGCTTTGCGGAAGGCGCTCGCGGACGGCCCCGTCACGTTCTATTGCGGCTTCGACCCGACCGCGCCGTCCCTGCACGTGGGCCACCTGGTGCAGGTGCTCACGGTGCGCCGGCTCCAGCAGGCCGGCCACCGGCCGCTGGCGCTGGTGGGCGGCGCCACCGGTCTGATCGGCGACCCGCGCCCGACCGCGGAGCGCACGCTGAACGCCCCGGAGACCGTGGCCGGCTGGGTCGAGAAGCTGCGCCGCCAGATCGAGCCGTTCCTGTCCTTCGAGGGTGAGAACGCGGCCGTCATGGTCAACAACCTCGACTGGACCCAGGGACTGAGCGCGATCGAGTTCCTCCGGGACATCGGCAAGCACTTCCGCGTCAACAAGATGCTTACGAAAGACTCCGTCGCCCGGCGCCTGGAGTCCGACCAGGGCATCAGCTACACGGAGTTCAGCTACCAGATCCTTCAGGGCATGGACTTCCTCCAGCTCTACCGGAGGTACGGCTGCACGCTCCAGCAGGGCGGCAGCGACCAGTGGGGCAACCTCACGGCGGGCCTGGACCTGATCCACAGGCTGGAGCCGGACGCCACCGTGCACGCCCTGGCGACGCCGCTGATGACGAAGGCGGACGGCACCAAGTTCGGCAAGACCGAGGGCGGCGCCATCTGGCTCGACCCGGAGATGACGACGCCGTACGCGTTCTACCAGTTCTGGCTGAACGTGGACGACCGGGACATCTCGAAGTACATGCGGATCCTGTCCTTCAAGTCCCGCGAGGAGCTGGAGGAGCTGGAGCAGCAGACCGAGGAGCGTCCGCAGGCCCGGGCCGCGCAGCGCGCGCTGGCCGAGGAGCTGACGACGCTGGTGCACGGAGCCGACCAGACGGCCGCCGTGATCGGCGCGTCCAAGGCCCTGTTCGGCCAGGGCGAGCTCACGGAGCTGGACGACAGGACCCTGGCTGCGGCTCTCTCCGAGGTGCCGCACATCAAGGTCGCCGACCTCGGTCCGGTCGTGGACCTCTTCGCGGAGGTCGGCCTGGTGGCCAGCAAGTCCGCCGCGCGGCGCACGGTGAAGGAGGGCGGCGCCTACGTGAACAACGTCAAGGTGACCGCCGAGGACGCCGTCCCCGCCAAGGAGGACCTGCTGCACGGGCGCTGGCTGGTGCTGCGCCGGGGCAAGAAGAACCTGGCCGCGGTCGAGGTCACGGAGGGCTGA
- a CDS encoding GlsB/YeaQ/YmgE family stress response membrane protein: MGWLWAIIVGFVLGLLAKLILPGKQHSPLWLTTIMGMIGGIAGNAIARGLGIAETRGIDWGRHGLQLAAAIVLVFLGEMAYTSTKRGRERA, from the coding sequence ATGGGCTGGTTGTGGGCGATCATCGTCGGATTCGTGCTGGGTCTGCTCGCCAAGCTGATTCTGCCGGGCAAACAGCACAGCCCGCTCTGGCTGACCACCATCATGGGCATGATCGGCGGCATCGCGGGCAACGCGATCGCCCGCGGCCTCGGCATCGCGGAGACCCGGGGCATCGACTGGGGCCGCCACGGCCTCCAGCTCGCCGCCGCGATCGTCCTCGTCTTCCTGGGCGAGATGGCGTACACATCGACGAAGCGCGGCAGAGAGAGGGCCTGA
- a CDS encoding DUF3099 domain-containing protein gives MRKLHNGGNAQVFRITGARQGLADDVRGRQRRYVISMSVRTVSVILAATLWNVERPVAIVALVLGATLPYIAVVIANAGRENAPSLPSSFINVPTRPMIAPPHEKGTSSAWGSPRSSEAESGGEARSGTGTAESVPEDAPAEPAAGIRSEPGGRS, from the coding sequence ATGCGGAAGCTGCACAACGGCGGTAACGCCCAGGTGTTCCGGATCACGGGTGCCCGGCAGGGCCTCGCGGACGATGTACGTGGCCGCCAGCGCCGCTACGTGATCTCGATGAGCGTACGCACGGTCTCGGTGATCCTCGCGGCCACCCTGTGGAATGTCGAGCGGCCCGTCGCCATCGTCGCGCTGGTCCTGGGGGCCACCCTCCCCTATATCGCCGTCGTCATCGCCAACGCCGGACGGGAGAACGCGCCGTCGCTCCCGTCGAGCTTCATCAACGTCCCCACCCGCCCGATGATCGCGCCGCCGCACGAGAAGGGCACCTCCTCTGCATGGGGGTCCCCCCGCTCGAGCGAAGCCGAGAGTGGGGGAGAAGCCAGGAGCGGGACAGGCACCGCGGAATCCGTCCCGGAAGACGCCCCGGCGGAGCCGGCGGCGGGGATCCGGAGCGAGCCGGGCGGCCGGAGCTGA
- the moaA gene encoding GTP 3',8-cyclase MoaA: protein MLIDTYGRVATDLRVSLTDRCNLRCTYCMPEEGLQWLSKPDLLTDDEIVRLIDIAVTSLGIKEVRFTGGEPLLRPGLVGIVERVAALAPRPQMSLTTNGIGLRRTATALKAAGLDRVNVSLDTLRPEVFKALTRRDRHKDVIEGLHAAREAGLTPVKVNTVLMPGLNEDEAPDLLAWAVEHDYELRFIEQMPLDAQHGWKREGMVTAGDILASLRTRFELAPEGADERGSAPAERWIVDGGPHRVGVIASVTRPFCAACDRTRLTADGQIRTCLFATEETDLRGALRSGAPDEEIARIWRLAMWGKKAGSGLDDPSFLQPERPMSAIGG, encoded by the coding sequence GTGCTCATCGACACCTACGGCCGGGTGGCCACCGACCTGAGGGTCTCGTTGACCGACCGGTGCAATTTGAGGTGCACCTACTGCATGCCCGAGGAGGGCCTGCAGTGGCTGTCCAAGCCGGACCTGCTGACGGATGACGAGATCGTCCGCCTGATCGACATCGCGGTCACCTCCCTGGGTATCAAGGAGGTGCGCTTCACCGGCGGCGAGCCCCTGCTCCGTCCCGGCCTGGTCGGCATCGTGGAGCGGGTCGCCGCGTTGGCCCCCCGCCCCCAGATGTCCCTGACCACGAACGGCATAGGCCTCAGGCGCACGGCGACGGCCCTGAAGGCGGCGGGGCTGGACCGGGTGAACGTCTCGCTGGACACCCTGCGCCCGGAGGTCTTCAAGGCTCTCACCCGCCGGGACCGCCACAAGGACGTCATCGAGGGTCTCCACGCCGCCCGCGAGGCGGGCCTGACCCCCGTCAAGGTCAACACCGTCCTGATGCCGGGCCTGAACGAGGACGAGGCCCCGGACCTGCTCGCCTGGGCCGTCGAGCACGACTACGAGCTGCGTTTCATCGAGCAGATGCCCCTGGACGCCCAGCACGGCTGGAAGCGCGAGGGCATGGTCACCGCCGGGGACATCCTGGCCTCGCTGCGCACGCGCTTCGAACTGGCCCCCGAGGGTGCCGACGAGCGCGGCTCCGCCCCGGCCGAGCGCTGGATCGTCGACGGCGGCCCGCACCGTGTCGGCGTGATCGCCTCGGTCACCCGTCCGTTCTGCGCGGCCTGCGACCGTACGCGGCTGACGGCCGACGGCCAGATACGCACCTGCCTGTTCGCCACCGAGGAGACCGACCTGCGCGGCGCCCTGCGCTCCGGCGCCCCCGACGAGGAGATCGCCCGCATCTGGCGACTCGCCATGTGGGGCAAGAAGGCCGGGTCGGGGCTGGACGACCCGTCGTTCCTGCAGCCCGAGCGGCCGATGTCGGCGATCGGAGGCTGA